One Frankia alni ACN14a DNA window includes the following coding sequences:
- the nifD gene encoding nitrogenase molybdenum-iron protein alpha chain has translation MTTTPAPERAETEAMIAEVLSQYPKKAAKFRAKHLKANDPEGSKECEVKSNIKSRPGVMTIRGCAYAGSKGVVWGPVKDMVTISHGPVGCGQYSWATRRNYAHGHLGVDNFTAMQITTDFQEKDIVFGGDPKLEQVCDEIVELFPLAKGISVQSECPIGLIGDDIEAVAKKSSKKLDIPVIPVRCEGFRGVSQSLGHHIANDAVRDHVLGTGGDSFERTDYDVALIGDYNIGGDAWASRRILEEMGLRVIAQWSGDGTINEMASTHLSKLNLIHCYRSMNYICTTMEERFGTPWTEFNFFGPTKIISSMRKIAEFFDDEIKAKTEAAIARYQVRFDEITKAFRPRLEGKRVMLAVGGLRPRHTIGAYEDLGMEVVGTGYEFAHKDDYTRTYGMLKEGTVLYDDPTAFELEEFAKFLKPDLMGAGVKEKYVFHKMGIPFRQMHSWDYSGPYHGVDGFAVFARDMDIAINSPAWDLLEAPWSKAGEVA, from the coding sequence ATGACGACGACACCGGCACCCGAGCGGGCCGAGACCGAGGCGATGATCGCCGAGGTTCTGTCTCAGTACCCCAAGAAGGCAGCCAAGTTCCGGGCCAAGCACCTCAAGGCCAACGACCCCGAGGGGTCGAAGGAGTGCGAGGTCAAGTCCAACATCAAGTCCCGGCCCGGGGTCATGACGATCCGCGGCTGCGCCTACGCCGGTTCCAAGGGCGTGGTGTGGGGCCCGGTGAAGGACATGGTCACCATCAGCCACGGCCCGGTCGGCTGCGGTCAGTACTCCTGGGCGACCCGGCGCAACTACGCCCACGGTCACCTCGGCGTCGACAACTTCACGGCCATGCAGATCACGACGGACTTCCAGGAGAAGGACATCGTCTTCGGCGGTGACCCCAAGCTGGAGCAGGTCTGCGACGAGATCGTCGAGCTGTTCCCGCTGGCCAAGGGCATCTCCGTGCAGTCCGAGTGCCCGATCGGTCTGATCGGTGACGACATCGAGGCCGTGGCCAAGAAGTCCTCCAAGAAGCTCGACATCCCGGTCATCCCCGTTCGCTGCGAGGGCTTCCGTGGCGTCAGCCAGTCGCTGGGCCACCACATCGCGAACGACGCTGTCCGCGACCACGTGCTCGGCACCGGCGGCGACTCCTTCGAGCGGACCGACTACGACGTCGCGCTGATCGGTGACTACAACATCGGCGGTGACGCCTGGGCCTCCCGGCGCATCCTCGAGGAGATGGGCCTGCGGGTCATCGCCCAGTGGTCCGGCGACGGCACGATCAACGAGATGGCCTCGACGCACCTGTCGAAGCTCAACCTGATCCACTGCTACCGCTCGATGAACTACATCTGCACGACCATGGAGGAGCGCTTCGGCACTCCGTGGACCGAGTTCAACTTCTTCGGCCCCACGAAGATCATCTCTTCCATGCGCAAGATCGCCGAGTTCTTCGACGACGAGATCAAGGCGAAGACCGAGGCGGCGATCGCCCGGTACCAGGTGCGCTTCGACGAGATCACCAAGGCGTTCCGGCCGCGGCTCGAGGGCAAGCGCGTCATGCTCGCCGTCGGTGGCCTGCGTCCCCGGCACACCATCGGCGCGTACGAGGACCTTGGCATGGAGGTCGTCGGCACCGGCTACGAGTTCGCCCACAAGGACGACTACACCCGGACCTACGGCATGCTCAAGGAAGGCACCGTCCTCTACGACGACCCGACCGCGTTCGAGCTCGAGGAGTTCGCCAAGTTCCTCAAGCCGGACCTGATGGGTGCGGGCGTCAAGGAGAAGTACGTCTTCCACAAGATGGGCATCCCCTTCCGGCAGATGCACTCCTGGGACTACTCCGGGCCCTACCACGGCGTCGACGGCTTCGCGGTCTTCGCCCGGGACATGGACATCGCCATCAACAGCCCGGCCTGGGACCTCCTCGAGGCTCCCTGGTCGAAGGCCGGCGAGGTCGCCTGA
- the nifH gene encoding nitrogenase iron protein, whose product MRQIAFYGKGGIGKSTTQQNTMAAMAEMGQRVMIVGCDPKADSTRLILHSKAQTSVIQLAAEKGSVEDLELDEVLVEGQWGIKCVESGGPEPGVGCAGRGVITSITYLEEAGAYEDLDFVTYDVLGDVVCGGFAMPIRQGKAQEIYIVTSGEMMAMYAANNIARGILKYAHSGGVRLGGLICNSRKTDREDELIMELARRLNTQMIHFIPRNNVVQHAELRRMTVIEYDPKNSQADEYRQLANKIVNNDMKTIPTPITMDELEELLIDFGIMAQEDESVIGKAAAVA is encoded by the coding sequence ATGCGCCAGATCGCCTTCTACGGCAAGGGTGGTATCGGCAAGTCCACCACCCAGCAGAACACCATGGCGGCCATGGCCGAGATGGGCCAGCGCGTCATGATCGTTGGCTGCGACCCGAAGGCTGACTCGACCCGCCTGATCCTGCACTCGAAGGCGCAGACCTCCGTCATCCAGCTCGCCGCCGAGAAGGGTTCGGTCGAGGACCTGGAGCTCGACGAGGTGCTCGTCGAGGGCCAGTGGGGCATCAAGTGCGTCGAGTCCGGTGGCCCGGAGCCGGGTGTGGGCTGCGCCGGCCGTGGCGTCATCACCTCCATCACCTACCTGGAGGAGGCCGGCGCGTACGAGGACCTCGACTTCGTCACCTACGACGTCCTCGGTGACGTTGTGTGTGGTGGGTTCGCGATGCCGATCCGCCAGGGCAAGGCGCAGGAGATCTACATCGTCACCTCCGGCGAGATGATGGCGATGTACGCGGCGAACAACATCGCCCGAGGCATCCTGAAGTACGCGCACTCCGGCGGTGTCCGGCTCGGCGGGCTCATCTGCAACAGCCGCAAGACCGACCGCGAGGACGAGCTGATCATGGAGCTCGCCCGCCGTCTCAACACCCAGATGATCCACTTCATCCCGCGTAACAACGTCGTGCAGCACGCCGAGCTGCGCCGGATGACGGTCATCGAGTACGACCCGAAGAACAGCCAGGCCGACGAGTACCGCCAGCTGGCCAACAAGATCGTCAACAACGACATGAAGACGATCCCGACCCCGATCACGATGGACGAGCTCGAGGAGCTCCTCATCGACTTCGGGATCATGGCGCAGGAGGACGAGAGCGTGATCGGCAAGGCCGCCGCGGTCGCCTGA
- the nifV gene encoding homocitrate synthase: protein MMTVRDPRFPSSSTTAIQPDAAIKFCDTTLRDGEQAPGVAFTAAEKLAIAAALDAIGVHQIEAGIPAMGVTERDVLREILATDPHAEIVGWCRADHRDVEAAASCGLVTAHLTIPVSDLHLKSKLGRDRAWARLRVRDCVADATDRGMRVSVGFEDASRADDAFVTDLAGELRELGVTRLRWADTVGLLDPVSAHDRLGRLVRAVPGPWEIHAHDDFGLATANTIAAVQAGFTWVSTTVLGLGERAGNAPIEEVAMALRHLLKLPVDLDTTSFRSLARLVSRAARRPLPAGKAVVGESVFAHESGIHVHGILRHPATYEPFDPAEVGGRRRLAIGKHSGRASVRYALEQYGLTAEDDEIEPLLERVRAAATQHKRGLHGRDFQELLGRVEMPTPRVEAPRREEQV, encoded by the coding sequence GTGATGACAGTGCGAGACCCCCGTTTTCCCAGCTCATCTACCACGGCGATACAGCCGGACGCGGCGATCAAATTCTGCGACACCACGCTCCGCGACGGCGAGCAGGCGCCTGGCGTCGCATTCACCGCGGCCGAGAAACTCGCCATCGCCGCTGCCCTGGACGCCATCGGAGTACACCAGATCGAGGCCGGAATCCCGGCGATGGGTGTCACCGAGCGGGACGTGCTGCGGGAGATCCTCGCAACCGATCCGCACGCGGAGATCGTGGGCTGGTGCCGGGCCGACCACCGCGACGTCGAGGCCGCGGCCAGCTGCGGCCTCGTGACCGCGCACCTGACCATCCCGGTCTCCGACTTGCACCTGAAGAGCAAGTTGGGGCGGGACCGGGCCTGGGCGCGGCTGCGGGTCCGCGACTGTGTTGCGGACGCGACGGACCGCGGGATGCGGGTGAGCGTCGGTTTCGAGGACGCCTCCCGCGCCGACGACGCGTTCGTCACGGACCTGGCGGGCGAACTGCGGGAACTGGGCGTCACCAGGCTGCGCTGGGCCGACACCGTCGGCCTGCTCGACCCGGTGAGCGCGCACGATCGGCTGGGGCGACTGGTCAGGGCGGTCCCGGGGCCGTGGGAGATCCACGCCCACGACGACTTCGGCCTGGCGACGGCCAACACCATCGCCGCCGTCCAGGCGGGGTTCACCTGGGTCAGCACCACCGTGCTGGGCCTGGGTGAACGCGCCGGGAACGCCCCGATCGAAGAGGTCGCGATGGCGCTTCGGCACCTGCTGAAGCTGCCCGTCGACCTGGACACGACGTCGTTTCGCAGCCTTGCCCGACTGGTGTCGCGGGCCGCACGCCGGCCCCTGCCGGCGGGTAAGGCGGTGGTCGGCGAGTCGGTGTTCGCGCACGAGTCGGGCATCCACGTGCACGGCATCCTGCGCCACCCGGCGACGTACGAGCCGTTCGACCCCGCCGAGGTCGGCGGGCGGCGGCGGCTGGCGATCGGCAAGCACAGCGGGCGGGCCTCGGTCCGCTACGCCCTCGAGCAGTACGGACTGACCGCCGAGGACGACGAGATCGAACCCCTGCTGGAGCGGGTCCGCGCCGCCGCCACCCAGCACAAGCGCGGCCTTCACGGCCGTGACTTCCAGGAGCTTCTCGGGCGGGTAGAGATGCCGACCCCCCGAGTGGAGGCCCCCCGGCGCGAAGAGCAGGTCTGA
- a CDS encoding alpha/beta fold hydrolase — translation MTTGTGRADAMAAARVTWVLIPGAGGASWYWHLVARRLAEAGGTVVAVDLPAADERAGLPEYADATVAAVTTATPTTGATPATGVTGATGAAVRPGADGAGHAASGGGEVVVVAASLGAFVAPLVCERLPVSLVVLVNGMIPLPGETPGAWWEATGQPAARRASDLRAGRPPDADFDATTYFFHDLPAPLAAQASAGEPTQSEAVFGSRLLIDAWPPVPTRVLVGRDDRFFPAQFQRRVARERLGLSADEIPGGHLVALANPSAVTARLLSYAEAALGPIGPR, via the coding sequence ATGACGACGGGCACCGGCCGAGCAGACGCCATGGCCGCGGCGCGCGTGACCTGGGTGCTCATCCCCGGTGCGGGGGGCGCCTCCTGGTACTGGCACCTCGTGGCGCGCAGGTTGGCGGAGGCCGGCGGGACCGTCGTCGCCGTCGACCTCCCCGCCGCGGACGAACGCGCCGGCCTGCCCGAGTACGCCGACGCGACGGTCGCCGCGGTGACCACGGCAACCCCGACAACCGGGGCAACGCCGGCAACCGGGGTAACCGGGGCGACCGGGGCCGCGGTCCGGCCGGGCGCCGACGGGGCCGGCCACGCCGCGTCCGGCGGCGGCGAGGTGGTGGTGGTCGCGGCCTCCCTGGGCGCCTTCGTCGCGCCGCTGGTGTGCGAGCGGCTGCCGGTGTCGTTGGTCGTCCTGGTCAACGGCATGATCCCGCTGCCGGGCGAGACGCCGGGCGCATGGTGGGAGGCGACCGGCCAGCCGGCGGCCCGGCGCGCGTCGGACCTCCGCGCCGGCCGGCCGCCGGACGCGGACTTCGACGCCACGACGTACTTCTTCCACGACCTGCCGGCCCCGCTGGCCGCGCAGGCGTCGGCGGGCGAGCCCACCCAGTCGGAGGCGGTCTTCGGGTCGCGGCTGTTGATCGACGCCTGGCCGCCGGTGCCGACCCGGGTCCTCGTCGGTCGGGACGACCGCTTCTTCCCGGCGCAGTTCCAGCGCCGGGTAGCCCGCGAACGCCTGGGCCTCTCCGCCGACGAGATCCCGGGTGGTCACCTCGTCGCGCTCGCCAACCCGTCCGCCGTCACCGCCCGACTGCTCTCCTACGCCGAGGCGGCCCTCGGCCCGATCGGGCCTCGCTGA
- a CDS encoding TetR/AcrR family transcriptional regulator — protein sequence MSQTRERILAIARELFVRHGYTGTTNADIARELGTTTAALYYHFPSKAAILDGLLAEPLAAYHRIIGYLDTGPPAPAELLGAFIDLAADSRELAALIDRDPSVLAVVDKRLPRTIERMTEQVIAALAGPDADRGAVLRAHAAFAATKHATMAALALNAGTLDPADRAEILRTALRVLQPPAAG from the coding sequence GTGAGCCAGACCAGGGAACGGATCCTCGCGATCGCCCGCGAGCTGTTCGTTCGTCATGGCTACACCGGCACGACCAACGCCGACATCGCCCGCGAGCTCGGCACCACGACGGCCGCGCTGTACTACCACTTCCCGTCCAAGGCGGCGATCCTCGACGGCCTGCTCGCCGAACCGCTGGCGGCCTACCACCGGATCATCGGTTACCTCGACACCGGGCCGCCCGCGCCGGCGGAGCTGCTCGGCGCGTTCATCGACCTGGCCGCGGACTCCCGCGAGCTGGCCGCGCTCATCGACCGGGACCCGAGCGTGCTGGCCGTCGTCGACAAGCGGCTGCCCCGCACCATCGAGCGGATGACCGAGCAGGTGATCGCCGCGCTGGCCGGCCCCGACGCCGACCGGGGCGCCGTCCTGCGCGCCCACGCCGCCTTCGCCGCGACCAAGCACGCCACCATGGCCGCGCTCGCCCTCAACGCCGGCACCCTCGACCCCGCGGATCGTGCCGAGATCCTCCGCACCGCCCTGCGCGTCCTTCAGCCTCCCGCCGCGGGCTGA
- a CDS encoding class I SAM-dependent methyltransferase, with product MSQYHFDPGTYRAMVVAEVPHYERLQDEVAAATAGRRVTRLLDLGVGTGETSGRVLRVHPDAALVALDESPAMLDAARTRLPPADLRVGRLEEPLPAGPFDLVISALAVHHLDGPGKADLFRRVAAILPPRGRFVLADVVEPDDPEDAVTPVDGVHDTPSPLPDQLDWLREAGFDTAITWQHRDLVVVTADRAAR from the coding sequence ATGTCGCAGTATCACTTCGACCCCGGGACCTATCGGGCCATGGTGGTCGCCGAGGTGCCGCACTACGAGCGGCTCCAGGACGAGGTGGCGGCGGCGACGGCGGGCCGGCGGGTGACGCGTCTGCTCGATCTGGGGGTGGGCACGGGCGAGACCAGCGGGCGCGTGCTGCGCGTCCATCCGGATGCCGCCCTCGTCGCGCTGGACGAGAGCCCGGCGATGCTCGACGCCGCCCGCACCCGCCTGCCACCCGCGGACCTGCGCGTCGGCCGGCTCGAGGAGCCGCTTCCCGCCGGCCCGTTCGACCTGGTGATCTCGGCACTGGCCGTTCACCATCTCGACGGGCCCGGCAAGGCCGACCTGTTCCGCCGGGTCGCCGCGATCCTGCCGCCGCGTGGCCGCTTCGTGCTCGCGGACGTGGTCGAGCCAGACGACCCCGAGGACGCCGTCACTCCCGTCGACGGCGTCCACGACACACCGAGCCCGTTGCCCGACCAGCTCGACTGGCTTCGCGAGGCCGGTTTCGACACCGCGATCACCTGGCAGCACCGCGACCTGGTGGTCGTCACCGCCGATCGCGCCGCCCGCTGA
- a CDS encoding sulfite exporter TauE/SafE family protein: MTTVLLGFAAGLLIATVTTPVGVSGAVFLLPVQLDVLHTPNPAVTPTNLLFNVIATPGALARYRRQNQLAGPLTRLLVAGTLPGVIAGAIIRVHLVPGARLFRLLLGLFLLPLGIWLCARTLRLSRQPHPTPPPRPRTITALALLVGLIGGVYGIGGGSILSPILVGRGMPVPTVAPAALASTLATSIVGAAAYAILALTTTGNIAPHWAVGLASGLGGLGGAYLGARLQHHIPNTGLRLLLGALAIALAAVYLTQAL; encoded by the coding sequence ATGACGACGGTCCTGCTCGGGTTCGCCGCCGGTCTGCTCATCGCGACGGTCACCACTCCCGTCGGCGTGTCGGGAGCGGTGTTCCTGCTGCCCGTGCAGCTCGACGTCCTGCACACCCCGAACCCGGCGGTCACCCCGACGAACCTGCTGTTCAACGTCATCGCCACCCCCGGCGCCCTGGCTCGCTACCGCCGGCAGAACCAGCTCGCAGGGCCCCTGACCCGCCTTCTCGTCGCCGGCACCCTGCCCGGCGTCATCGCCGGCGCGATCATCCGCGTCCACCTGGTCCCCGGCGCCCGGCTGTTCCGCCTGCTGCTCGGTCTGTTCCTGCTGCCTCTGGGCATCTGGCTCTGCGCCCGCACCCTCCGCCTTTCACGCCAACCCCACCCCACCCCGCCGCCGCGGCCCCGCACCATCACCGCGCTGGCCCTGCTCGTCGGCCTCATCGGCGGCGTCTACGGCATCGGCGGCGGCTCGATCCTCAGCCCGATCCTCGTCGGACGCGGCATGCCCGTCCCCACCGTCGCCCCCGCCGCCCTCGCCTCCACCCTCGCCACCTCGATCGTCGGCGCCGCCGCCTACGCCATCCTCGCCCTGACCACCACCGGCAACATCGCCCCCCACTGGGCCGTCGGACTCGCCAGCGGCCTCGGCGGCCTCGGCGGCGCCTACCTCGGCGCCCGACTCCAACACCACATCCCCAACACCGGCCTACGACTGCTGCTCGGAGCCCTCGCCATCGCGCTGGCCGCCGTCTACCTCACCCAGGCCCTCTGA
- a CDS encoding TOBE domain-containing protein, with the protein MPSFPIRDAAALLGVSDDTVRRWADSGRLAVITDDAGRRAVEGAVLAGFMEDLAVKQGFARSPVVARSARNRFPGLVTRVVWGPVMVQVEVQAGPHRVVSLMSREAADELGLEPGVVVVGVVKSTNVVIELPEGR; encoded by the coding sequence ATGCCGAGTTTCCCGATCAGAGACGCCGCCGCGCTTCTCGGCGTCAGCGATGACACGGTGCGTCGTTGGGCGGACAGCGGCCGGCTGGCGGTGATCACGGATGACGCTGGACGTCGCGCGGTCGAAGGTGCTGTTCTGGCCGGGTTCATGGAGGATCTGGCCGTCAAGCAGGGATTTGCGCGCTCTCCGGTGGTCGCCCGGTCGGCCCGGAATCGTTTTCCTGGCCTGGTCACGCGGGTGGTGTGGGGTCCGGTGATGGTGCAGGTCGAGGTCCAGGCCGGGCCGCACCGGGTGGTGTCGCTGATGAGCCGGGAGGCTGCCGACGAGCTCGGGTTGGAACCGGGCGTGGTGGTGGTCGGCGTGGTGAAGTCGACCAATGTGGTCATCGAGCTTCCGGAAGGCCGCTGA
- a CDS encoding MerR family transcriptional regulator, with protein MTPGTTRRPADSLDDDDYPAFTMGRAAEMLDTTPAFLRALGEAGLITPLRSDGGHRRYSRHQLRLAGRARELVDEGTAIDAACRIVLLEDQLAEAHRLNEQLRQQATGPPPIEPSASSAAAGGE; from the coding sequence ATGACCCCTGGAACCACCCGCAGACCGGCCGACAGCCTTGACGACGACGACTATCCCGCCTTCACCATGGGCCGCGCGGCCGAGATGCTCGACACCACCCCCGCGTTCCTGCGGGCCCTCGGCGAAGCCGGCCTGATCACTCCCCTGCGTTCGGACGGCGGCCACCGCCGCTACTCCCGCCACCAACTCCGCCTCGCCGGGCGCGCCCGCGAACTCGTCGACGAGGGCACCGCGATCGACGCCGCCTGCCGCATCGTCCTGCTCGAAGACCAGCTCGCCGAGGCCCACCGGCTCAACGAGCAGCTACGCCAGCAGGCCACCGGGCCGCCGCCCATCGAACCGTCGGCATCATCGGCGGCGGCTGGCGGTGAGTAG
- a CDS encoding Dyp-type peroxidase: MTGQTSESRGPHRRGVLGSAGLLGAARLASIARLFGGAGLLGGTGLVGGALAPSGLPGLGVGTALAADDAGHQPGITETPPDWLVFTAYDLTAADPSAARSSLEAVLRAWTSGVAGLTTAPAAGGGVGLTVTVGLGASALRRAGLGDRIPGELADIPAMPGDQLDPARSGGDLGVQVCSTDPTAALSAAARMGTLAAPFAATRWVQRGFQPTNPGSTDPPGAHRNLMGQLDGLANLQPGTPQFDRAVWASGEPAWMRGGSYLVLRRIRMLFDAWGRLDESDQTAVIGRRQSDGVPLSAGPGATAFTLPDINVRRPDGQFAIAANAHVRVTSPPANGGAVIFRRGYSYDDGPDSSGARDAGLFFASYQADPRTSYVPIQQRMSASDALNAFIRTTSSALFAIPPLPSPGGYFAQALIENG; this comes from the coding sequence ATGACTGGACAGACCTCCGAGTCACGGGGTCCGCACCGGCGCGGCGTGCTCGGCAGCGCCGGGCTGCTCGGCGCCGCCCGGCTGGCCAGCATTGCCCGGCTGTTCGGCGGCGCGGGACTGCTCGGCGGCACCGGCCTCGTCGGCGGTGCTCTCGCCCCGAGCGGACTGCCCGGCCTCGGGGTCGGCACCGCCCTGGCCGCCGACGACGCCGGTCACCAGCCCGGGATCACCGAGACTCCCCCGGACTGGCTGGTGTTCACCGCCTACGACCTGACCGCCGCCGATCCGAGCGCGGCGCGCTCGTCGCTCGAGGCGGTGCTGCGCGCCTGGACATCCGGCGTGGCGGGGTTGACGACCGCGCCGGCGGCGGGCGGCGGGGTGGGGCTGACCGTCACCGTCGGGCTCGGCGCGTCGGCGCTGCGCCGCGCCGGCCTCGGCGACCGGATCCCCGGGGAACTCGCCGACATCCCCGCGATGCCCGGTGACCAGCTCGACCCGGCCCGCAGCGGCGGGGACCTCGGCGTGCAGGTGTGCTCCACCGATCCGACGGCGGCCCTGTCGGCCGCCGCCCGGATGGGCACCCTCGCCGCGCCGTTCGCGGCCACCCGCTGGGTACAGCGGGGGTTCCAGCCCACCAACCCCGGCTCGACGGACCCCCCGGGTGCACACCGCAACCTGATGGGCCAGCTCGACGGGCTGGCCAACCTCCAACCGGGCACCCCCCAGTTCGACCGTGCCGTCTGGGCGTCGGGGGAGCCCGCATGGATGCGCGGCGGCAGCTACCTGGTTCTCCGGCGCATCCGGATGCTGTTCGACGCCTGGGGACGACTCGACGAGAGCGACCAGACCGCGGTGATCGGCCGGCGGCAGTCCGACGGCGTGCCGCTGTCGGCCGGCCCCGGCGCCACGGCGTTCACCCTGCCGGACATCAACGTCCGCCGTCCCGACGGCCAGTTCGCCATCGCGGCCAACGCCCACGTCCGGGTGACGAGCCCGCCCGCGAACGGCGGTGCCGTCATCTTCCGGCGCGGCTACTCCTACGACGACGGGCCGGACTCGTCCGGCGCCCGGGACGCGGGCCTGTTCTTCGCGTCCTACCAGGCCGATCCGCGGACGTCCTACGTCCCGATCCAGCAGAGGATGTCCGCATCCGACGCCCTGAACGCCTTCATCCGCACCACCTCCAGCGCCCTGTTCGCGATCCCGCCCCTGCCCTCTCCGGGCGGCTACTTCGCCCAGGCACTGATCGAGAACGGCTGA
- the acpP gene encoding acyl carrier protein has translation MSTVEERVKNVVVEQLNVKPAEVTNNASFVEDLGADSLDLVELGVALEEEFSIGISDEDAAGINTVQDAIDWINARWR, from the coding sequence GTGTCCACCGTCGAGGAGCGCGTAAAGAACGTGGTCGTGGAGCAGCTGAACGTCAAGCCGGCGGAGGTCACGAACAACGCGTCGTTCGTCGAGGACCTGGGAGCGGACTCCCTGGACCTTGTCGAGCTGGGCGTGGCCCTGGAAGAGGAGTTCTCCATCGGTATCTCCGACGAGGACGCCGCGGGGATCAACACCGTGCAGGATGCCATCGACTGGATCAACGCGCGCTGGCGGTAG
- a CDS encoding ParA family protein, whose protein sequence is MITMALFNNKGGVGKTTLAYHLAHMLQRMGHRVLAVDLDPQANLTAQFLDEDELTRLWAEPEDTASSAPKPVEFDARPARVFPGTGTMATAIAPIMEGVGDVELPDPVMIEDGLWLLPGDVELSVFEDRLSAAWPNSFLGKDIAALRTTTALHRVIDNGARTVGAEIVLIDVGPNLGAINRASLLSADTVLMPLAADLFSLRGLRNLGPTLREWRSTWQGTVLPKVPERIPAPRGLMMPIGYIVMQPPARADRPAKAHDRWLDRIPEVFATSVLTSGNPGPHDRSFEIATLRHYANLIPLAHDARKPMFELRAGDGALGGTQTAVRRCYSDFRDLAVKVRERLAFIDPTLRRS, encoded by the coding sequence ATGATCACGATGGCGCTGTTCAACAACAAGGGTGGCGTCGGTAAGACCACCCTGGCCTACCACCTGGCGCACATGCTCCAGCGGATGGGCCACCGCGTGCTCGCCGTCGACCTCGACCCGCAGGCGAACCTGACCGCGCAGTTCCTCGACGAGGACGAGCTGACCCGGCTCTGGGCGGAACCGGAGGACACGGCGTCGTCGGCCCCGAAGCCCGTCGAGTTCGACGCCCGCCCCGCGCGGGTCTTCCCCGGCACGGGCACGATGGCCACCGCCATCGCGCCGATCATGGAGGGCGTCGGGGACGTCGAGCTGCCCGACCCGGTGATGATCGAGGACGGCCTCTGGCTGCTGCCCGGAGACGTCGAGCTGAGCGTCTTCGAGGACCGGCTGTCCGCCGCCTGGCCGAACAGCTTTCTCGGCAAGGACATCGCCGCGCTGCGGACGACGACGGCGCTGCACCGGGTCATCGACAACGGTGCCCGCACCGTCGGCGCCGAGATCGTGCTCATCGACGTCGGCCCGAACCTCGGTGCCATCAACCGGGCGTCGCTGCTGTCCGCCGACACGGTGCTCATGCCGCTGGCCGCCGACCTGTTCTCGCTGCGCGGCCTGCGCAACCTCGGCCCGACGCTGCGGGAGTGGCGCTCCACCTGGCAGGGCACCGTGCTGCCGAAAGTGCCCGAGCGGATTCCCGCGCCCCGCGGCCTGATGATGCCGATCGGCTACATCGTCATGCAGCCGCCCGCCCGCGCCGACCGCCCCGCCAAGGCCCACGACCGCTGGCTCGACCGCATCCCCGAGGTCTTCGCGACCTCGGTGCTCACCAGCGGCAACCCCGGCCCGCACGACCGTTCCTTCGAGATCGCGACCCTGCGCCACTACGCCAACCTGATCCCGCTGGCCCACGACGCCCGCAAGCCCATGTTCGAGCTGCGCGCCGGCGACGGCGCCCTCGGCGGCACCCAGACCGCCGTCCGCCGCTGCTACTCCGACTTCCGCGACCTCGCCGTCAAGGTCCGCGAACGCCTCGCCTTCATCGACCCCACCCTGCGCCGCTCCTGA